A window of Symphalangus syndactylus isolate Jambi chromosome 24, NHGRI_mSymSyn1-v2.1_pri, whole genome shotgun sequence contains these coding sequences:
- the TRMT6 gene encoding tRNA (adenine(58)-N(1))-methyltransferase non-catalytic subunit TRM6 isoform X1, with the protein MEGSGEQPGPQPQHPGDHRIRDGDFVVLKREDVFKAVQVQRRKKVTFEKQWFYLDNVIGHSYGTTFEVTSGGSLQPKKKREEPTAETKEAGTDNRNIVDDGKSQKLTQDDIKALKDKGIKGEEIVQQLIENSTTFRDKTEFAQDKYIKKKKKKYEAIITVVKPSTRILSIMYYAREPGKINHMRYDTLAQMLTLGNIRAGNKMIVMETCAGLVLGAMMERMGGFGSIIQLYPGGAPVRAATACFGFPKSFLSGLYEFPLNKVDSLLHGTFSAEMLSSEPKDSALIEESNGTLEEKQASEQENEDSMAEAPESNHPEDQETMETISQDPEHKGPKERGSRKDYIQEKQRRQEEQRKRHLEAAALLSERNADGCVDGRRQETPRCILIVASRFHPTPLLLSLLDFVAPSRPFVVYCQYKEPLLECYTKLRERGGVINLRLSETWLRNYQVLPDRSHPKLLMSGGGGYLLSGFTVAMDNLKADTSLRSNASTLESHETEEPAAKKRKCPESDS; encoded by the exons AAAAGTAACTTTCGAAAAACAGTGGTTCTACCTGGATAACGTCATTGGCCATAGTTATGGAACCACATTTGAAGTGACCAGTGGAGGAAGTCTACAGCccaagaagaagagggaagagccTACTGCAG AGACTAAAGAAGCGGGCACTGATAATCGAAATATAGTTGATGATGGGAAATCTCAGAAACTTACTCAAGATGACATAAAAGCTTTGAAGGACAAGGGCATTAAAGGAGAG GAAATAGTTCAGCAGTTAATTGAAAATAGTACAACATTCCGAGACAAGACAGAATTTGCCCaagataaatacattaaaaagaagaaaaaaaa ATATGAAGCCATCATTACTGTTGTGAAGCCATCCACCCGTATTCTTTCAATTATGTATTATGCAAGAGAACCTGGAAAAATTAA CCACATGAGATACGATACATTAGCCCAGATGTTGACATTGGGAAATATCCGTGCTGGCAACAAAATGATTGTGATGGAAACGTGTGCAGGCTTGGTGCTGGGTGCAATGATGGAACGAATGGGAG gttttggctCCATTATTCAGCTATACCCCGGAGGTGCACCTGTTCGGGCAGCGACAGCGTGTTTTGGATTTCCCAAATCTTTTCTCAGTGGTCTTTATGAATTCCCTCTCAACAAAGTGGACAGTCTTCTACATGGAACATTTTCTGCTGAGATGTTATCTTCAGAGCCAAAAGACAGTGCTTTGATTGAAGAAAGTAATGGCACACTGGAGGAAAAACAGGCTTCTGaacaagaaaatgaagacagtatggcagaggccccagagagcaaCCACCCGGAAGACCAGGAAACAATGGAAACCATTTCTCAAGATCCAGAACATAAGGGGCCTAAAGAGAGAGGAAGCAGAAAAGATTAT attcAGGAAAAACAGAGGAGACAAGAAGAGCAGAGGAAAAGACATTTAGAGGCTGCTGCtctgctgagtgaaagaaacgCAGATGGGTGTGTTGATGGAAGAAGGCAGGAGACTCCTCGATGCAT TTTAATTGTAGCTAGTCGTTTCCACCCCACTCCCCTGCTGCTGTCTTTGCTGGACTTTGTGGCCCCTTCAAGGCCGTTTGTGGTCTACTGTCAGTACAAAGAG CCTCTGTTGGAATGCTACACAAAACTGCGGGAGAGGGGAGGGGTCATCAACCTCAGGCTGTCTGAAACCTGGCTCAGAAATTACCAG GTTTTGCCAGATCGAAGTCATCCTAAACTGCTGATGAGTGGAGGTGGGGGTTACCTTCTCTCCGGCTTCACCGTTGCCATGGACAACCTTAAAGCAGACACCAGCCTCAGATCTAATGCAAGCACTTTAGAATCACACGAGACTGAGGAGCCTGCAGCTAAAAAACGGAAATGCCCAGAGTCTGACTCTTAA
- the TRMT6 gene encoding tRNA (adenine(58)-N(1))-methyltransferase non-catalytic subunit TRM6 isoform X2 — protein MEGSGEQPGPQPQHPGDHRIRDGDFVVLKREDVFKAVQVQRRKKVTFEKQWFYLDNVIGHSYGTTFEVTSGGSLQPKKKREEPTAETKEAGTDNRNIVDDGKSQKLTQDDIKALKDKGIKGEEIVQQLIENSTTFRDKTEFAQDKYIKKKKKKYEAIITVVKPSTRILSIMYYAREPGKINHMRYDTLAQMLTLGNIRAGNKMIVMETCAGLVLGAMMERMGGFGSIIQLYPGGAPVRAATACFGFPKSFLSGLYEFPLNKVDSLLHGTFSAEMLSSEPKDSALIEESNGTLEEKQASEQENEDSMAEAPESNHPEDQETMETISQDPEHKGPKERGSRKDYIQEKQRRQEEQRKRHLEAAALLSERNADGCVDGRRQETPRLIVASRFHPTPLLLSLLDFVAPSRPFVVYCQYKEPLLECYTKLRERGGVINLRLSETWLRNYQVLPDRSHPKLLMSGGGGYLLSGFTVAMDNLKADTSLRSNASTLESHETEEPAAKKRKCPESDS, from the exons AAAAGTAACTTTCGAAAAACAGTGGTTCTACCTGGATAACGTCATTGGCCATAGTTATGGAACCACATTTGAAGTGACCAGTGGAGGAAGTCTACAGCccaagaagaagagggaagagccTACTGCAG AGACTAAAGAAGCGGGCACTGATAATCGAAATATAGTTGATGATGGGAAATCTCAGAAACTTACTCAAGATGACATAAAAGCTTTGAAGGACAAGGGCATTAAAGGAGAG GAAATAGTTCAGCAGTTAATTGAAAATAGTACAACATTCCGAGACAAGACAGAATTTGCCCaagataaatacattaaaaagaagaaaaaaaa ATATGAAGCCATCATTACTGTTGTGAAGCCATCCACCCGTATTCTTTCAATTATGTATTATGCAAGAGAACCTGGAAAAATTAA CCACATGAGATACGATACATTAGCCCAGATGTTGACATTGGGAAATATCCGTGCTGGCAACAAAATGATTGTGATGGAAACGTGTGCAGGCTTGGTGCTGGGTGCAATGATGGAACGAATGGGAG gttttggctCCATTATTCAGCTATACCCCGGAGGTGCACCTGTTCGGGCAGCGACAGCGTGTTTTGGATTTCCCAAATCTTTTCTCAGTGGTCTTTATGAATTCCCTCTCAACAAAGTGGACAGTCTTCTACATGGAACATTTTCTGCTGAGATGTTATCTTCAGAGCCAAAAGACAGTGCTTTGATTGAAGAAAGTAATGGCACACTGGAGGAAAAACAGGCTTCTGaacaagaaaatgaagacagtatggcagaggccccagagagcaaCCACCCGGAAGACCAGGAAACAATGGAAACCATTTCTCAAGATCCAGAACATAAGGGGCCTAAAGAGAGAGGAAGCAGAAAAGATTAT attcAGGAAAAACAGAGGAGACAAGAAGAGCAGAGGAAAAGACATTTAGAGGCTGCTGCtctgctgagtgaaagaaacgCAGATGGGTGTGTTGATGGAAGAAGGCAGGAGACTCCTC GTTTAATTGTAGCTAGTCGTTTCCACCCCACTCCCCTGCTGCTGTCTTTGCTGGACTTTGTGGCCCCTTCAAGGCCGTTTGTGGTCTACTGTCAGTACAAAGAG CCTCTGTTGGAATGCTACACAAAACTGCGGGAGAGGGGAGGGGTCATCAACCTCAGGCTGTCTGAAACCTGGCTCAGAAATTACCAG GTTTTGCCAGATCGAAGTCATCCTAAACTGCTGATGAGTGGAGGTGGGGGTTACCTTCTCTCCGGCTTCACCGTTGCCATGGACAACCTTAAAGCAGACACCAGCCTCAGATCTAATGCAAGCACTTTAGAATCACACGAGACTGAGGAGCCTGCAGCTAAAAAACGGAAATGCCCAGAGTCTGACTCTTAA
- the TRMT6 gene encoding tRNA (adenine(58)-N(1))-methyltransferase non-catalytic subunit TRM6 isoform X3: MEGSGEQPGPQPQHPGDHRIRDGDFVVLKREDVFKAVQVQRRKKVTFEKQWFYLDNVIGHSYGTTFEVTSGGSLQPKKKREEPTAETKEAGTDNRNIVDDGKSQKLTQDDIKALKDKGIKGEEIVQQLIENSTTFRDKTEFAQDKYIKKKKKKYEAIITVVKPSTRILSIMYYAREPGKINHMRYDTLAQMLTLGNIRAGNKMIVMETCAGLVLGAMMERMGGFGSIIQLYPGGAPVRAATACFGFPKSFLSGLYEFPLNKVDSLLHGTFSAEMLSSEPKDSALIEESNGTLEEKQASEQENEDSMAEAPESNHPEDQETMETISQDPEHKGPKERGSRKDYIQEKQRRQEEQRKRHLEAAALLSERNADGCVDGRSLIVASRFHPTPLLLSLLDFVAPSRPFVVYCQYKEPLLECYTKLRERGGVINLRLSETWLRNYQVLPDRSHPKLLMSGGGGYLLSGFTVAMDNLKADTSLRSNASTLESHETEEPAAKKRKCPESDS; this comes from the exons AAAAGTAACTTTCGAAAAACAGTGGTTCTACCTGGATAACGTCATTGGCCATAGTTATGGAACCACATTTGAAGTGACCAGTGGAGGAAGTCTACAGCccaagaagaagagggaagagccTACTGCAG AGACTAAAGAAGCGGGCACTGATAATCGAAATATAGTTGATGATGGGAAATCTCAGAAACTTACTCAAGATGACATAAAAGCTTTGAAGGACAAGGGCATTAAAGGAGAG GAAATAGTTCAGCAGTTAATTGAAAATAGTACAACATTCCGAGACAAGACAGAATTTGCCCaagataaatacattaaaaagaagaaaaaaaa ATATGAAGCCATCATTACTGTTGTGAAGCCATCCACCCGTATTCTTTCAATTATGTATTATGCAAGAGAACCTGGAAAAATTAA CCACATGAGATACGATACATTAGCCCAGATGTTGACATTGGGAAATATCCGTGCTGGCAACAAAATGATTGTGATGGAAACGTGTGCAGGCTTGGTGCTGGGTGCAATGATGGAACGAATGGGAG gttttggctCCATTATTCAGCTATACCCCGGAGGTGCACCTGTTCGGGCAGCGACAGCGTGTTTTGGATTTCCCAAATCTTTTCTCAGTGGTCTTTATGAATTCCCTCTCAACAAAGTGGACAGTCTTCTACATGGAACATTTTCTGCTGAGATGTTATCTTCAGAGCCAAAAGACAGTGCTTTGATTGAAGAAAGTAATGGCACACTGGAGGAAAAACAGGCTTCTGaacaagaaaatgaagacagtatggcagaggccccagagagcaaCCACCCGGAAGACCAGGAAACAATGGAAACCATTTCTCAAGATCCAGAACATAAGGGGCCTAAAGAGAGAGGAAGCAGAAAAGATTAT attcAGGAAAAACAGAGGAGACAAGAAGAGCAGAGGAAAAGACATTTAGAGGCTGCTGCtctgctgagtgaaagaaacgCAGATGGGTGTGTTGATGGAAGAAG TTTAATTGTAGCTAGTCGTTTCCACCCCACTCCCCTGCTGCTGTCTTTGCTGGACTTTGTGGCCCCTTCAAGGCCGTTTGTGGTCTACTGTCAGTACAAAGAG CCTCTGTTGGAATGCTACACAAAACTGCGGGAGAGGGGAGGGGTCATCAACCTCAGGCTGTCTGAAACCTGGCTCAGAAATTACCAG GTTTTGCCAGATCGAAGTCATCCTAAACTGCTGATGAGTGGAGGTGGGGGTTACCTTCTCTCCGGCTTCACCGTTGCCATGGACAACCTTAAAGCAGACACCAGCCTCAGATCTAATGCAAGCACTTTAGAATCACACGAGACTGAGGAGCCTGCAGCTAAAAAACGGAAATGCCCAGAGTCTGACTCTTAA
- the TRMT6 gene encoding tRNA (adenine(58)-N(1))-methyltransferase non-catalytic subunit TRM6 isoform X4, producing the protein MEGSGEQPGPQPQHPGDHRIRDGDFVVLKREDVFKAVQVQRRKKVTFEKQWFYLDNVIGHSYGTTFEVTSGGSLQPKKKREEPTAETKEAGTDNRNIVDDGKSQKLTQDDIKALKDKGIKGEEIVQQLIENSTTFRDKTEFAQDKYIKKKKKKYEAIITVVKPSTRILSIMYYAREPGKINHMRYDTLAQMLTLGNIRAGNKMIVMETCAGLVLGAMMERMGGFGSIIQLYPGGAPVRAATACFGFPKSFLSGLYEFPLNKVDSLLHGTFSAEMLSSEPKDSALIEESNGTLEEKQASEQENEDSMAEAPESNHPEDQETMETISQDPEHKGPKERGSRKDYIQEKQRRQEEQRKRHLEAAALLSERNADGLIVASRFHPTPLLLSLLDFVAPSRPFVVYCQYKEPLLECYTKLRERGGVINLRLSETWLRNYQVLPDRSHPKLLMSGGGGYLLSGFTVAMDNLKADTSLRSNASTLESHETEEPAAKKRKCPESDS; encoded by the exons AAAAGTAACTTTCGAAAAACAGTGGTTCTACCTGGATAACGTCATTGGCCATAGTTATGGAACCACATTTGAAGTGACCAGTGGAGGAAGTCTACAGCccaagaagaagagggaagagccTACTGCAG AGACTAAAGAAGCGGGCACTGATAATCGAAATATAGTTGATGATGGGAAATCTCAGAAACTTACTCAAGATGACATAAAAGCTTTGAAGGACAAGGGCATTAAAGGAGAG GAAATAGTTCAGCAGTTAATTGAAAATAGTACAACATTCCGAGACAAGACAGAATTTGCCCaagataaatacattaaaaagaagaaaaaaaa ATATGAAGCCATCATTACTGTTGTGAAGCCATCCACCCGTATTCTTTCAATTATGTATTATGCAAGAGAACCTGGAAAAATTAA CCACATGAGATACGATACATTAGCCCAGATGTTGACATTGGGAAATATCCGTGCTGGCAACAAAATGATTGTGATGGAAACGTGTGCAGGCTTGGTGCTGGGTGCAATGATGGAACGAATGGGAG gttttggctCCATTATTCAGCTATACCCCGGAGGTGCACCTGTTCGGGCAGCGACAGCGTGTTTTGGATTTCCCAAATCTTTTCTCAGTGGTCTTTATGAATTCCCTCTCAACAAAGTGGACAGTCTTCTACATGGAACATTTTCTGCTGAGATGTTATCTTCAGAGCCAAAAGACAGTGCTTTGATTGAAGAAAGTAATGGCACACTGGAGGAAAAACAGGCTTCTGaacaagaaaatgaagacagtatggcagaggccccagagagcaaCCACCCGGAAGACCAGGAAACAATGGAAACCATTTCTCAAGATCCAGAACATAAGGGGCCTAAAGAGAGAGGAAGCAGAAAAGATTAT attcAGGAAAAACAGAGGAGACAAGAAGAGCAGAGGAAAAGACATTTAGAGGCTGCTGCtctgctgagtgaaagaaacgCAGATGG TTTAATTGTAGCTAGTCGTTTCCACCCCACTCCCCTGCTGCTGTCTTTGCTGGACTTTGTGGCCCCTTCAAGGCCGTTTGTGGTCTACTGTCAGTACAAAGAG CCTCTGTTGGAATGCTACACAAAACTGCGGGAGAGGGGAGGGGTCATCAACCTCAGGCTGTCTGAAACCTGGCTCAGAAATTACCAG GTTTTGCCAGATCGAAGTCATCCTAAACTGCTGATGAGTGGAGGTGGGGGTTACCTTCTCTCCGGCTTCACCGTTGCCATGGACAACCTTAAAGCAGACACCAGCCTCAGATCTAATGCAAGCACTTTAGAATCACACGAGACTGAGGAGCCTGCAGCTAAAAAACGGAAATGCCCAGAGTCTGACTCTTAA
- the CHGB gene encoding secretogranin-1 has protein sequence MQPALLLSLLGAVGLAAVNSMPVDNRNHNEEMVTRCIIEVLSNALSKSSAPPITPGCRQVLKTSRKDVKEKEATENENTKFEVRLLRDPADASEAHGSSSREEAGGPGEEDVQGPTKADTEKWAEGGGHSRERADEPQLSLYPSDSQVSEEAKTRHSEKSEREEEEEEGENYQKGERGEDGSEEKHLAEPGETQNAFLNERNQASAIKKEELVARSETHAAGHSQEKTHSQEKSSQESGEEAGSRENHPQESKGQPRSQEESEEGEEDATSEVDKRRMRPRHHHGRSRPDRSSQGGSLPSEEKGHPQEESEESNVGMASLGEKRDHHSTHYRASEEEPEYGEEIKGYLGIQAPEDLEGERYRGRGSEEYRAPRPQSEESWDEEDKRNYPSLELDKLAHGYDEESEEERGLEPGKGRHHRGRGGDPRAYFMSDAREEKRFLGEGHHRVQENQMDKARRHPQGAWKELDRNYLNYGEEGAQGKWQQQGDLQDTKENREEARFQDKQYGSHHTDEKRKRLGELFNPYYDPLQWKSSHFERRDNMDDNFLEGEEENELPLNEKNFFPEYNYDWWEKKPFSEDVNWGYEKRNLDRVTKLDLKRQYDRVAQLDQLLHYRKKSDEFPDFYDSEEPVSTRQEAENEKDRADQTVLTEDEKKELENLAAMDLELQKIAEKFSQRG, from the exons CTGTCAATTCCATGCCAGTGGATAACAGGAACCACAATGAAGAAATG GTGACTCGCTGCATCATTGAGGTCCTCTCAAATGCCTTGTCGAAGTCCAGCGCTCCACCCATCACCCCTGGGTGCCGCCAAGTCCTGAAGACGA GTAGAAAAGATGTCAAAGAGAAAGAGgcaactgaaaatgaaaacacaaagttTGAAGTAAGATTGTTAAGAGACCCAGCTGATGCCTCGGAAGCCCACGGGTCCTCCagcagggaggaggcaggaggcccAGGGGAGGAGGACGTCCAAGGCCCAACAAAGGCAGACACAGAGAAATGGGCAGAGGGAGGCGGGCACAGCCGAGAGCGAGCAGATGAGCCCCAGCTGAGCCTCTATCCCTCCGACAGCCAAGTCTCCGAAGAAGCGAAGACACGCCATTCTGAGAAGAgcgagagggaggaggaggaggaggagggagagaactATCAAAAAGGGGAGCGAGGGGAAGATGGCAGTGAAGAGAAACACCTTGCAGAGCCAGGAGAGACGCAAAACGCTTTTCTCAATGAAAGAAACCAGGcttcagctataaaaaaagagGAGTTAGTGGCCAGATCTGAAACACATGCTGCCGGGCACTCGCAGGAGAAGACGCATAGCCAGGAGAAGAGTAGCCAGGAGAgtggagaggaggcagggagccGGGAGAATCACCCCCAGGAGTCTAAAGGCCAACCCCGAAGCCAGGAAGAATCTGAGGAAGGTGAGGAAGATGCCACCTCTGAGGTGGACAAACGACGCATGAGGCCCAGACACCACCACGGGAGGAGCAGGCCCGACAGGTCCTCTCAAGGAGGGAGTCTTCCCTCTGAGGAAAAGGGACACCCCCAGGAGGAATCTGAGGAGTCAAACGTCGGCATGGCCAGTTTAGGGGAAAAGAGGGaccaccattcaacccactacagGGCTTCAGAGGAAGAACCCGAATATGGAGAAGAAATAAAGGGTTATCTAGGCATCCAGGCCCCTGAGGACCTGGAGGGGGAGCGCTATAGGGGCAGAGGAAGTGAGGAATACAGGGCTCCAAGACCTCAGAGTGAGGAGAGTTGGGATGAAGAGGACAAGAGAAACTACCCCAGTTTAGAGCTTGATAAGTTGGCACATGGATATGATGAAGAAAGTGAGGAAGAGAGAGGCCTTGAGCCGGGAAAGGGACGCCATCacagaggcaggggaggggatCCACGTGCCTATTTCATGTCTGACgccagagaagagaaaaggtTCTTGGGTGAAGGACACCACCGTGTCCAAGAAAACCAGATGGACAAGGCAAGGAGGCATCCACAAGGTGCGTGGAAAGAGCTGGACAGAAATTATCTCAACTATGGTGAGGAAGGAGCCCAAGGGAAGTGGCAGCAGCAGGGAGACCTGCAGGACACTAAAGAAAACAGGGAGGAAGCTAGGTTTCAAGATAAACAATATGGCTCCCATCACACAGATGAAAAGAGGAAGAGATTAGGGGAACTGTTCAACCCATACTATGACCCTCTCCAGTGGAAGAGCAGCCATTTTGAAAGAAGAGACAACATGGATGACAATTTTCTCGAGGGTGAAGAGGAAAATGAGCTGCCCTTGAATGAGAAGAATTTCTTCCCAGAATACAACTATGACTGGTGGGAGAAAAAGCCCTTCTCTGAGGATGTGAACTGGGGGTATGAGAAGAGAAACCTCGACAGGGTCACCAAGCTGGACCTGAAAAGGCAGTATGACAGGGTGGCCCAACTGGACCAGCTCCTTCACTACAGGAAGAAGTCAGATGAGTTTCCAGACTTCTATGATTCTGAGGAGCCGGTGAGCACCCGCCAGGAGGCAGAAAATGAAAAGGACAGGGCTGACCAGACAGTCCTGACAGAGGACGAG aaAAAAGAACTCGAAAACTTGGCTGCAATGGATTTGGAACTACAGAAGATAGCTGAGAAATTCAGCCAAAGGGGCTGA